AGCTGCCCTGCCCTGTCAGGCGGCTCCAATGGTCACAAACACCTGGAAATCCCCCCCATTCCCCCTCCTCCCGAGCAACATTCGCAGGGAAGAGCCCTCCCCCAACCTCCAGCTGGTGGGTTGGACGCAGCGTCAGGTGGAGCAGTGGCCACATTGCCATGGCGCTGGTGCCGGCATGCCACCTCTCCGAGAAGCAGGGCagtccccctcccctcttcctcggGACCTTTGGGGTCCTCcctgggtgggggaggggaggggggtcaCAGCCCCAATGCGAGAGGCCCAGGGGCTCCGGAAGAAGAGCGTCCAGGTCCTCCAGGTGCAGAAGAAGCCGGCCGCCCCCAAGCCCTGCAATGCAGCCAGGAGGCCGGCTCTTCCGGGACTCAATTCAGGCCCAAGGACTAGAAACGCAACCGGGGCAGGTGTGGATGTGACGCCTGTCAATGTGCAAACGGGGCAGGGAAATCGGCCACGCAAGCGGAGCCCCGACTGTGCTGTGCTTGGAAAGCCTTCTGGCGATTTCTCTGGTTGCCAAGTGGAGGCCAAGGCAGCCTCTCTGGACGGCAGCCCCTTCTGGCTCCAGCCCCGGCCCTGACGCCTCGCTGAGGGGCTGCCAGGGGGAGGGGCTGCAGCACAGGGAAGTCCGGAGCCCTGGCACGGAGGCCTCCCCCCCCACAAGCCCGGCCCAGACTCACTTcggcccctgccccccccccgcacagCGGCTTCTCTGCACCCGGAGGTTCTTCCCCTGCAGAAAACTACCTgcccattccccccaccccccctgaaGAGGCCCCGAGACCCTCGCCCGTCCTCCCCACCGACCAGCAGCCCCGGGGATCCGCCGGGGAAGGCGGAGGCGGCCGAGGGCTCCGGGCCAGCGGCGGCTGCGGAAGCGCTTACCCCGTGCTGGCGGGCCTGGTGGTTGAGGGCGCGCAGCCAGGCCCGCTGCCAGTTCTCGCGGAAGGTGCGGAAGGCGAAGAGCGAGGCCAGCAAGCCACGGGCCGCCGCCGCCCCTCTGCTCCCCGCGCCCCGGCCGCCGCCGCCCAGGCGCCGCACGGCCGCCCACAGGCCCTCGGGGTCCGGGCGGGGGTCCCGGTGGCGGCGGCGCCAGAGGCTCCGGCCGAGCTGCAGCAGCCAGACCGCGACGGTGAGCAGGGAGGCGGCGAAGAGCAGcaccagcgccgcccaggcacaggcccagcccggccccgACGCCGCCGACGCCATGGTGCGCCCGCCGCTCACGGCCCGTCCGCCGCCTGCATGGCCccgctcgcccccccccccccgacgcgCAGCCGGCGCGCAGCTACGGGGCCGCGGCTCTTCCGCCCCCCGTCAGGGCCGGCTGGGCGGGGCGAGGCGAGAGGGGCGGGCGGAGGGCAGCGCTCCGCCTCCCGCCCGCAGGACCGACGCCGCTCGCCCGCCACCTGCCCGCAGCCCGGTGAGCGCGGCGGCtcctctgccccccctccccgcgcTGACACTGGGGGCCCCGGGGGGGCGGGCGCTGCGTGGGCCGAGGGGCTCCGGGGGCGGGGCTGCTCTCAGGCGCCTGCCCGGAGTCCCCGCTCCGCTAGGGCCAAGGCCGGGcgggagccggggggggggcgttCTTCCGGGGCCCGGCTTCCTCGGGCGGCCAGCTGCGCCTCGCTGCGTAAAACGTCGCCCGGAGGCGTCCGCCCAGCTGCGGTCCCTTTAAGTGGCCCCGCCCGGGAGCGAGTGGGTGGGAGCTGTCACGTGGGGGCCGGAAGGGGCGCCATTTGCAGGCCGGGCGAGGCGAAGGCGGGCGGGGCCTCCGGGCGGAAGGCGGCGCTGACCGGCCGGGCTCGCTCTCTCCGCAGGGCGCGATGGGGCCGCCGGTGCCGGTGGTGCCGCTGCTGATCAACGTGGGCGGCTCGGCGCTGGGCTGCTGGGCCACGCTACGCCTCATCCCGGCCTTCCGCGAGCACTTCCTAGCGGCGCGGCTCTGCGGGGCCGACCTGAACAAGGCCTCGCGGCAGCCCGTGTAAGTCCAccggggggggcagggggaggagggggggcaagGGCCTCTCCCGGCTGACCGTGCGCGCTCCCGCCCGCAGCCCCGAGTCGCAGGGCGTCATCAGCGGCGccgtcttcctcatcctcctcttctgCTTCATCCCGGTGCCCTTCCTGGGCTGCTTCGCCGGGGAGCGTTGCCAGGCCTTCCCGCACCACGAGGTCAGCCGGGCCGGGAGgggggcgggaggggagggggcgcggccgggggggggggtcctggGCGGCGGCGCTGACGGCTCCGGGCCCCGCAGTTGGTGGCGCTGGTGGGGGCCCTGCTGGCCATCTGCTGCATGATCTTCCTGGGCTTCGCCGACGACGTGCTCAACCTGCGCTGGCGGCACAAGCTGCTCCTGCCCACCGCCGCCTCGCTGCCCCTGCTGATGGTCTACTTCACCAACTTCGGCAACACCACCATCCTGGTGCCCAAGCCCTTCCGGGCGCTGCTGGGCATCTACCTTGACCTGGgtgagccccccctccccgcctgCTCCCCCCTCACCCGGCCTGGGGCTGCCGGAAGGGTCTCTGCGAGGGTCTGCCCTGCCCTCTGCTCCTCCTCCCCCCGCAGGGATCCTCTACTATGTCTACATGGGCATGCTGGCCGTCTTCTGCACCAACGCCATCAACATCCTGGCTGGGATTAACGGCCTGGAAGCCGGCCAGTCCCTGGTCATCTCCGCCTCCATCATCGCTTTCAATGTTGCGGAGCTGACGGGTGGGTGTCCCGGGCTGGGCCTGCTTTCGGCAAGGGCCAGTCGCTCGGGCACTGCCAGCCGCCTGACCCGGCTGCTCCTCCTGTTCTTTCTGTCAGGGGACTACAAAGATGACCACGTCTTCTCCCTCTACTTCATGATTCCCTTTTTCTTCACCACGCTGGGGCTGCTCTACCACAACTGGTGAGAGGCCCTCAGGCCCTCCTGGGAGGCAAAGGCCGGACCGGGGAGGGGGGCCACACGACTCCCCTCGGGGCACCCTGGGACGTTCTTTGCTGAGAAGGAAGAGCCGGCCCCCCGTCAGCCGCACGGAAGCAGAGAGGCCTTTTCAAGGGCCTCCCCTTTGTTACCCATCCCGCTGCCCTTCTGCCTTCGGTGGGGAGAGTCTTGACTGGgccgccccctctgctccctcTCCGGGCTGGCTGCAGGTACCCGTCCCGGGTGTTTGTGGGAGACACCTTCTGCTACTTTGCTGGCATGACCTTTGCGGTAGTGGGCATCCTGGGGCACTTCAGCAAGACgatgcttctcttcttcatccCGCAAGTGGCCAACTTCCTCTACTCGCTGCCTCAGCTGCTCCACATCATCCCGTGCCCCCGCCACCGGTTGCccaggtgaggaggaggaggaggaggagcccgcCTGCCGCTTGGCCGCAGAGGAAGCCAAGGGGAGGACGAAGCCCGCTTCCAATCCAGGAAGGCCATGCTCCTGGGCAAAGATCGGGGCTGGGACCTCtgcttccctttcctctcctgaGCTGCccgtctctttctctttgtcaaaCCAAGCTGCCCAAAGGACCTTCCGGCTTTCATCAAGGCCGTCCCTTTTCCTGGGGCCGGAGGGCTTCCGGCCTTGATCGGGTCCCCCTGCCGTTCCTGCTCCTCCTGGCCTGGGCCGCTTCCCCATTTCCCTGCTGACTGCCTCCATCTCTGCCTTCAGGTTCAACGCAGAAACAGGGAAGCTGGAGATGAGCTACTCGAGATTCAAGTCCAGGAGCCTCTCGCCCTGGGGAGCATATACGCTCAAGGTAAGGGTCAGACCGGAGCAGGAAGGCAGGCTTGGGCAGCCGCCTTCTGAGAGTGTCTTAGCTCCGCCCCATGCTGAGGAAGCCTCACCTGAGAGGTGATGCGTATTTCTCCCCAGGTAGCAGAGAAACTCTGCCTGGTGAGCGTGCGTCAGGGAACAGACAAGGAGGGAGAATTTACCGAATGCAACAACATGACTCTTATTAACTTTGTGCTGAAGCTGGTAGGGCCCACCCCCGAGCAGGTCCTGACCGTTCTGCTGCTGCTGATCCAGGTAAGGAGCACGATTGGGGAGGCGGCTTCTGCCATGCTCCCTTCGAGATCACAGCTGTGCCGTCTTTCAACAAAACCTACTTAGGGGAAGATTTAGCCATTTGGTTTTCCACAGTACACACACTCTTGCCTGACTGCCTTGGTACGTTAGGTGAAACCGCAGAACGGGATGCACAGCCAGGGCTACTTTGCAATCCCACAGCTACACTCCGGTGAGCAAAGCCTGGCTCTTGAGGAAGTGGCCGCCTGGCTGCGCtatcctccctcctctcctttctctcttgagGTTGCTGGTAGCTTGGTAGCTTTTGGTATCCGGTACCAGCTGGTGCGGCTGTTTTATGACGTCTGAGCTGACCTGCGGTCACCCTCCTCTGCCCCTGTTACCCATTCCACCCGAGAAAGGCCTGGATGCTGCCCTGCCCAGGGCACCTCTTAGCTCCTGCCGGGCGGCGGGAATGCTGCTGTCTCCACCAGGAATGTCAGACCAGCCAAAGGGTCCAGCTGTCAACCTCTTCTGGACGCAGCTTGGAAGCCACATTTTGCCCCCTGGGGATCTCAGGCTGCCCGTGGGCCTCTTGCATCCTTGGGAGGGAATCCAACGGAGTCAACGCTTGTGGCAACGGGTGAAGCAGGGGAGACTCGGCTGCGTAAATGGTCTCCTAGCCCTTTGCTCCGGGGGAAGATCTGACTTTCTTTTCTTTGTGCTGAAAATAACTTTGTCTTTGAGAGATTGCTTTGAAGCCTGCTTAGAACTGCTGTACTATCCCCTTTCCCACAAACTTTGCTGGGTATAAATTTGTACTATGTTTTTCCTACACTGTTTTATTCCCAAAATATTCATGTGTTGGACTGCTGCGGTGGGGTGGAGACTGAGGACGGTATAGGAATAGGCAGAGGGCAGGCGGGAGAGGAGAAGGTGAGAGGCAGCAGGGAGAGGGCAGAATGCAATCTTTCAAATGTCTTGTAGCACAGAGAAACTACTGGAGGACTGGAAAAGGGCTGGTTCCAATCTATAAAGAGAGGGAAATGAATCCCGGAAATTATAAGACAATCAGTTCAATGTCAATACCTGGGAAAACCCTGGAAAATATAATCAAGCTGAGAATTTGtgaacacctggaaagaaacaaggCGATTACTAAAAGCCAGCATAATGCTTCTAGTAAAACGGATCATGCCAGACAAACCTGGTTGCCATTTTCGACAGCGAATAAATTGGTGGACTAACAAAAGGGTGTGTACATAGTATGCTTGGACTCCAGTTAAGCACTTGACAAAGTGGGCTACAACCCACTTTCTGGTAAGATAGAACAATGTCAGATAGGCAGTACCattaccagatggatttgtaattgGCTGATGAACCACACCTAGCAGAACTACATGTATCTAGAGGGAATTGTGTTGTGGGGCACCCCAAGGTTCTGTCTTCAACATCTTAACAAATGATCTAAATGAGGGGTTAGAAGAAGAATTcagcagatgacaccaagctggggaGAATTGCTACTTGGAAAGGTAAACTCAAGGTCCAGAAGGATCTTGAAGGACACTGAGCCCTATCTAACAAGGTGTAGTTCAGTGGTTAGATGTTAAAGTCCTGTatacagtcaggaaaaaacatAGATACTGAATAGTGATACCTGACTCAACAGATCTAGGTGAGAGAGATCTAGGAATCCTAGTGGTGCCCCAGAGGTCTGAGCCAGtcatgtgctgcagctgccagaaaGGCCAATGCGGTTCCGGCCGCATCAACAGAGGGACGGCATCAAGATTACAAAAGAAGTGATGGCAGAGTTTTGTACCGCACCGATAAGACTAGGAATTCTGCACCTAGTTCTGGCCACCGTGATACAGAAAAGGGAAAATGCTGAGGCCccagaaagtgcagagaagagcaacaaaggaggGCGGAGGGGGTCCGGAGACTAAATTGTATGAACGGTTGAGGGAGCTGCGTATGTCTTAACGTGTCCACAGATATTTCACCAGCAGAGTCCtccaacagaataccttatataCCACTAGACTTGAggttttgggcttggacaacttATAAATACACCGCTTAGGTCGTAGCTCATAGTTATCCACTACTAGGTCCTATCTGTCCGTGGCTTCAACCACAATGAAAACTGGTCTTCCAGGGGCCATCCCGGGTGAGGGGGCTGACTTACTCTCCAAAGCCCCAGGTGCCAAGACAAGAAGTAACGGGCGGGGGGAAGACGTTGTTCAAGAGAGAGAGCAGTTCTCTGACCGAACACCCCAGGGATTAACTCTTCTCCCACCCACCCTTGGAGTTGAGGGCGCTCAGGAGGGTTTCCAAAAGAGGCGGGGCGAGCAGGCGGTTGGgtgcggaggtcccttccggtTCTATTTCCGGGTTTCACCCTCGAAGGTTCCGGCCGGAGGAGCCTTATTGGGGGAGGACTCTGCCAGCCTTCGAATCGCGCGCGCTGGCCGCTCAGTGGCCCGGGAGCCGGCCAATGAGCAGGGCGGCGGGCCGCGGGATCCAATGGGCGGCGGCGGTGGGCGGGCCGGCCGGAGAAGCGCGGGCTGTATAAAAGGCGGCCCGCGGGGCCGGGCGGCATTTGGTTCTCCTGGGCGCCGGGGATGTCGGGTCGCGGCAAGGCGGGCGGGAAGGCGCGGGCCAAGGCGAAGTCGCGGTCTTCGCGCGCCGGGCTGCAGTTCCCGGTGGGCCGCGTGCACCGGCTGCTGCGGCGGGGCCACTACGCGGAGCGGGTCGGGGCGGGCGCGCCGGTCTACCTGGCGGCGGTGCTGGAGTACCTGACGGCCGAGATCCTGGAGCTGGCGGGCAACGCGGCGCGCGACAACCGCAAGACCCGCATCGTCCCGCGCCACGTGCAGCTGGCGGTGCGCAACGACGAGGAGCTGGGCCGCCTGCTGGGCCGCGTCACCATCGCGCAAGGCGGCGTCCTGCCCAACATCCCCGCCGCGCTCCTGCCCCGCAAGACCGCGGCCGCCACCAAGAAGGCCGCCTCGCAGGAGTACTAAGAGCTGGAGGAGGAGCCGGAGCAGCGGAGACCCTGCGGACGCCATGtacttgggctgggctgggccgggcagcGGCAAGAGGCTGCCTGGGGGCGCCCAATAAAAAAAGGACGTTGAACCCACGCGCGCATCTCTGGCCTTTTCTtgtccctgggggaggggggtccCCATAGCTCccttgccagcccccccccccccccacgggccTCTGGAGTGCTGGGCGGGCAGACAAAGGGCCAGACTCTGGGCTTTCACTTGTTGTAGCCCTTTAATCGGTTTTCACCACAATTGTTCCCAAGTCTCCAGCAGAGTCCAACTTTGCAGCTCTGTCGGGAGCGACTGAGCAGCTCTTGGCCAGAGCCTGCAgtgccgcccccccgcccccccacccACGGGAGTTCAGCGGAGGCAGGCCACCGCTTggtcccctctcttcctcctccgggAGGGCAGGGCAGCAGGCCGACATCATGGCTCTCCCAGGAGGCGCTCTGCCCATCAGGCACTGCTGAGCTGCCTGGCCACGCTCAGGATCTGTTTGGCCCCTTGGCTCAGCAGCAGGTCGGCCACCTCCTGGCCCAGCCTCTCGGCTGCTTCCTGGGCCAGGCGGGAGACGTTCCTGGCGGTGATGCCCACGTGCTGGAGGTCGTCGTCGGGGCCTTCTTCATTCTGGAAAGGAAAGGCTGCAGGCTAGAAGGCCCAGCTCACCCTGCACAGGGGGGGGAGACCTTCCAGGGCCCCAGCATGCTGAACTGGCAGGGAAGACCCCCCAGAAGGGGCCCAGGTTGTCTCCCTGCAGCAAAGTGTGCGGTTACCCTAGACTAGGGAGAGTTCCAGGCCCACGACTCTTACCTCCGGGGGGAAATTCACACTTCTTTGCATGGTCTCTTGCAAGCTGTCGGAACCATCCAGGCTGTAGACGGCTCCAGTCAGGTACAgctggagaggagagaaagaaagggggtgtGTGTGGAAGTGGATGAAATGCACTTGTGGGCAGCCCTCCCCCCTCCAGGGGgcccctctcttccctccttccctcggtTGCCCTTACCTGGCCATCCTTCATCAGGGTGCTGACAGCCACTGGCACGCTGCAGCCTCCTTCCTGGGGAGGGAAGCATGGGCATGGAGGCAGGGCTGTTGGGCCGTGCTCCAGAGCGCCCCCCCCAAGCCTCCCCCCGAGAGACCTACCAAGCGCCTCATGAAGGCTCGCTCAGAGATGCAGCGCAGGACGGTCTCCTCGTCGTGCAGGACCGAGACCATCTCTAGGATCTCCTGGTCTTTGGCCCGCACCTCAACGGCCAAGGCACCCTGGGGAGGGAGGGCAGTAAAGGAGGGGGGGCCTTTCCCTGCAATTCCGcctcccccgccctctggaaggcTGGGGATCAGCGCTCTGGAGCTGACAGGCCTCAGGTTGGCCACGCCGCGTGCCAGGGGTCCCAGGGTCTAGGGGTCCTCCAGAGGGGGGGAGGGCTGTGGGTCTCACTCACCTGCCCCACCGCATACAGGCAGTCCACAGGGCTCAGAATCTAGAGGGAAGCGAGAGTCCGTCAGCCCCAGGCCGCTTTGCAAGACAGCGCATGGAACGCCCTCTGCTGGGAGAGCCCCATACCTGGCCAATCCGGCTGCCCCAGCCCATGCGCCTGAGCCCCGCTGCTGCCAGGACCAGGGCACTGAAGTCCTCCTTCTCGTCCAGCTTCTTCAGGCGGGTGTTCAGGTTGCCCCTCTGTGGGAAGGCTAAGCAAAacccagaggctttgggagggggggggggctgccatcccaggccttgggggggggggcattctgaGCCTCTGGGGGACAGAGGAGCCGGCCGCCAAGGGCCAGCGACCGAAGGCTGCCTTGAAGGAGAACTGGCCTTGCCAAGGGGAGGGAGAACCAGCTAGAATCTCAGCCCCTCCAGGACAAGCTGGGGGATTCAGACTGAATTGGGTGGTGAGTTGGGGGCAGCGTATGAGTGACGCACTTTCAGTCCCTGGGAGGAAGGCCAGCGGTTCCAACAGCTGTTTCTCATGCTAGGCAGGCAGATTTAGGCCTTAATTGTAACCCAGCCAGGGTTGctctgcatgtgtgtgtgggggggggggggggggtcagggagTTCAAATGACTGAAGGTGACCCTGGACCCTCCTGATTCAGGAAAGGATACAATGTCCTTGAACTGCAGCCGGGGGAATTTCCTCTTCAGCTGAGCCGCACGGCGGAGGGAGCTGGTCCCAATTACACTGCAGGGAACCCCAAATGGAGACGAGTGGGGCTCCTGGGAACCCTCCCCCACGAAGGTCCCCTGGGGTGCCCTCCCCGCTCCAGGCACAACACCTGGACAGCAATGCGGGTGGGGCCACGGCCAAGCCCCTGCGCCCGCTCCTCACCTCTTCTCCGGGAGGCTGCCGAGGGTCTTGCCTGCATGTTTGGGGTGGAAGACCACCGCGTCGTGAGGGTTTTCTCTCCTGCAAAGGGCGGGGGAGGGAGGCCTCAGAAACCTCCCACGTGCCCACTGGCAGAGGGTGGGGGCGCCACAGGCCCAGCAGGGAGAGAAGCTCCTGCAACGCTCCCCAGGCACCTCTGCTGTGACGGGGCCCCCAGCTAAAAGGCAGGAGGgcagggacgaggaggaggaggagacccaAACTCACTTGCAGACGGCACCAATGGTGAAGCCTGGGGGCAGGGAAGTGGGCAGGTCCTTCAGGGAGTGAACCACCAAGTCCACcctgaaagaaagaggaaagcgTGCCAGGAATGCCAGCGGGGGCAACCCACCCCTGGCCACGGGGGTCTCGCCCGGCAAGCTGGGTGGCCCTCAAGGAGGGTGCGGCCCTTTTCCAGGGCACCCATGGAAACTCCGGCCCCTTCCTGCTGCCCTGGGCCAGGGGAGTCCGGGTCCTGGGCCCACCCCGAGATGAGCACCAGAGAAAGAGGGCTTACTCGTCTCTCTCCAGCGCATTCTCCAGCTCTTTGGTGAAAAGGCTTTTCTCTCCAATCTGtgggggaagagagaaacaggATGGGGACCCTCCCACTCTTGCAGGGCCACTCTGCCCCAAACCCCCAGGACTCTATGGTCACGTAGCCCTGTCAGTCAGCCCCGGGTGCGCCTTgagtcaggggggggggggaagtcccaTAGGTAGAGGAAATAACCTTGGATAAGGCAGTGTCCAGAATCCTGTCTCCAGTGGTTGACATGGCAACtgttagagagaaagagaaattggAGGGTAAATGTGGCCCCCCAATCTTGTTCCTAATGCACCTGCTTGGGCTGCCTCCACCTCCCCCCAAGAAcaggaaccccccccccacctcttctGGACCCCTTTCCCAGGATGCTCACCTATCTCGAAGCGGAGGTGGGGGTGGTGCAGCTGGAGCATCTGCACCACACTGTCAGTCTGGATCCGAGCCAGCTGCAATGGTGAGAGAGGAAGGCCCTCAGAAAGagacccccccgccccccccccagaagaTCAGCAATACGACAGTGGCCGGCCGGCCATCACACAGGGCTCCCCCTCTCTGCTGCTGGTGCAAGAGGACCATCCTGCCCCCCCCCTCGCAGATGAGACTGAAGGGGGCAGGACGGTGGGCCTGTGGAAGGGCAGGACCTTGGgagctcttctcccccccccctctgccccatAGCCCAGCCCT
The nucleotide sequence above comes from Erythrolamprus reginae isolate rEryReg1 chromosome 12, rEryReg1.hap1, whole genome shotgun sequence. Encoded proteins:
- the DPAGT1 gene encoding UDP-N-acetylglucosamine--dolichyl-phosphate N-acetylglucosaminephosphotransferase isoform X1, which translates into the protein MGPPVPVVPLLINVGGSALGCWATLRLIPAFREHFLAARLCGADLNKASRQPVPESQGVISGAVFLILLFCFIPVPFLGCFAGERCQAFPHHELVALVGALLAICCMIFLGFADDVLNLRWRHKLLLPTAASLPLLMVYFTNFGNTTILVPKPFRALLGIYLDLGILYYVYMGMLAVFCTNAINILAGINGLEAGQSLVISASIIAFNVAELTGDYKDDHVFSLYFMIPFFFTTLGLLYHNWYPSRVFVGDTFCYFAGMTFAVVGILGHFSKTMLLFFIPQVANFLYSLPQLLHIIPCPRHRLPRFNAETGKLEMSYSRFKSRSLSPWGAYTLKVAEKLCLVSVRQGTDKEGEFTECNNMTLINFVLKLVGPTPEQVLTVLLLLIQVAGSLVAFGIRYQLVRLFYDV
- the DPAGT1 gene encoding UDP-N-acetylglucosamine--dolichyl-phosphate N-acetylglucosaminephosphotransferase isoform X2 — encoded protein: MGPPVPVVPLLINVGGSALGCWATLRLIPAFREHFLAARLCGADLNKASRQPVPESQGVISGAVFLILLFCFIPVPFLGCFAGERCQAFPHHELVALVGALLAICCMIFLGFADDVLNLRWRHKLLLPTAASLPLLMVYFTNFGNTTILVPKPFRALLGIYLDLGILYYVYMGMLAVFCTNAINILAGINGLEAGQSLVISASIIAFNVAELTGDYKDDHVFSLYFMIPFFFTTLGLLYHNWYPSRVFVGDTFCYFAGMTFAVVGILGHFSKTMLLFFIPQVANFLYSLPQLLHIIPCPRHRLPRFNAETGKLEMSYSRFKSRSLSPWGAYTLKVAEKLCLVSVRQGTDKEGEFTECNNMTLINFVLKLVGPTPEQVLTVLLLLIQHRETTGGLEKGWFQSIKRGK
- the H2AX gene encoding histone H2AX, whose amino-acid sequence is MSGRGKAGGKARAKAKSRSSRAGLQFPVGRVHRLLRRGHYAERVGAGAPVYLAAVLEYLTAEILELAGNAARDNRKTRIVPRHVQLAVRNDEELGRLLGRVTIAQGGVLPNIPAALLPRKTAAATKKAASQEY
- the HMBS gene encoding porphobilinogen deaminase isoform X1, translating into MSGPPPPPPPPSSPPVSASRPPRPGFSAWPLFPAAPSARPLLSSLIAGGGAGGAGRVVAARPRPDKRRSPPEMAAEHPKASETPTVRVGTRKSQLARIQTDSVVQMLQLHHPHLRFEIVAMSTTGDRILDTALSKIGEKSLFTKELENALERDEVDLVVHSLKDLPTSLPPGFTIGAVCKRENPHDAVVFHPKHAGKTLGSLPEKSVIGTSSLRRAAQLKRKFPRLQFKDIRGNLNTRLKKLDEKEDFSALVLAAAGLRRMGWGSRIGQILSPVDCLYAVGQGALAVEVRAKDQEILEMVSVLHDEETVLRCISERAFMRRLEGGCSVPVAVSTLMKDGQLYLTGAVYSLDGSDSLQETMQRSVNFPPENEEGPDDDLQHVGITARNVSRLAQEAAERLGQEVADLLLSQGAKQILSVARQLSSA
- the HMBS gene encoding porphobilinogen deaminase isoform X2; protein product: MSGPPPPPPPPSSPPHPKASETPTVRVGTRKSQLARIQTDSVVQMLQLHHPHLRFEIVAMSTTGDRILDTALSKIGEKSLFTKELENALERDEVDLVVHSLKDLPTSLPPGFTIGAVCKRENPHDAVVFHPKHAGKTLGSLPEKSVIGTSSLRRAAQLKRKFPRLQFKDIRGNLNTRLKKLDEKEDFSALVLAAAGLRRMGWGSRIGQILSPVDCLYAVGQGALAVEVRAKDQEILEMVSVLHDEETVLRCISERAFMRRLEGGCSVPVAVSTLMKDGQLYLTGAVYSLDGSDSLQETMQRSVNFPPENEEGPDDDLQHVGITARNVSRLAQEAAERLGQEVADLLLSQGAKQILSVARQLSSA